In the genome of Actinomadura graeca, one region contains:
- a CDS encoding winged helix-turn-helix transcriptional regulator, with amino-acid sequence MAEPARSGCPINAAVEAFGDAWSLLVLRDVMFGNRRYFRELLAGSEEGIASNILSSRLKRLVAAGLLTREDAGPGRRAAYSLTEASIQLVPVFAQLGEWGLRHRPTTRRLRVRAELLAAGGPELWQEFMAELRTVHLGAPEPERPVPGGVGGRPPTRDRDGPSVLERLAQAYAAAL; translated from the coding sequence TTGGCGGAACCGGCGCGTTCGGGGTGCCCGATCAACGCCGCGGTCGAGGCGTTCGGCGACGCCTGGAGCCTGCTGGTGCTGCGCGACGTCATGTTCGGGAACCGGCGCTACTTCAGGGAACTGCTCGCGGGATCGGAGGAGGGCATCGCCTCCAACATCCTCTCCAGCCGGCTGAAGCGGCTGGTCGCCGCCGGGCTGCTGACCCGTGAGGACGCCGGGCCGGGGCGGCGGGCCGCCTACAGCCTGACCGAGGCGTCGATCCAGCTGGTGCCCGTCTTCGCCCAGCTCGGCGAGTGGGGTCTGCGCCACCGCCCGACCACCAGGCGGCTGCGAGTGCGGGCGGAGCTGCTCGCGGCCGGCGGCCCGGAGCTCTGGCAGGAGTTCATGGCCGAGCTGCGGACCGTCCATCTGGGCGCACCGGAACCGGAACGGCCCGTTCCGGGGGGTGTGGGGGGTCGTCCCCCCACAAGAGACCGAGACGGTCCGAGCGTCCTGGAACGCCTGGCCCAGGCGTACGCCGCCGCGCTCTGA
- a CDS encoding dihydrofolate reductase family protein translates to MGDTGPQTAGGKVLWHFTMSLDGFVAGPDHEMDWLDGASFRPGLIDEYVRSTGAVLGGRNGWDAFPDAGNIYGGAWDGPVFILTHHPEDAEPADRVTFLDCDPGEAVRIGLEAAGGKNLEVFSPGIGRQLFERGLIDEIDLHIAPVLLGDGIRLFDNPGGAPIRLHRLGDGEPTAVVNVRYRPAATAAHPAGEAPGG, encoded by the coding sequence ATGGGCGACACCGGGCCGCAGACGGCGGGCGGGAAGGTGCTCTGGCACTTCACGATGTCCCTGGACGGGTTCGTGGCCGGACCGGATCACGAGATGGACTGGCTGGACGGCGCCTCGTTCCGTCCCGGCCTGATCGACGAGTACGTGCGGTCCACCGGTGCCGTGCTGGGCGGGCGGAACGGCTGGGACGCCTTCCCGGACGCCGGGAACATCTATGGCGGCGCCTGGGACGGGCCGGTCTTCATCCTCACCCACCACCCCGAGGACGCGGAGCCAGCAGACCGTGTCACGTTCCTGGACTGTGACCCGGGCGAAGCCGTCCGGATCGGGCTGGAGGCGGCCGGGGGCAAGAACCTGGAGGTGTTCTCGCCGGGCATCGGCCGTCAGCTTTTCGAGCGGGGACTGATCGATGAGATCGACCTGCACATCGCGCCGGTGCTGCTCGGCGACGGCATCCGGCTGTTCGACAACCCCGGGGGCGCGCCGATCCGCCTGCACCGGCTCGGCGACGGCGAACCCACCGCGGTCGTGAACGTGCGGTACCGGCCTGCCGCGACCGCCGCGCATCCCGCCGGGGAGGCGCCGGGCGGCTGA
- a CDS encoding YbaB/EbfC family nucleoid-associated protein, whose translation MEPGGQLNIQELLQQAQAVQEQLFTAQRELAEAEVKGTAGGGLVTATVNGEGEVTGLSIDPKAIDPDDTADTAETIADLVLAAIRDASREARELQQEKMGPLTAGLGGLGGGMPGFGGGGMPPGMPGGLPGGFPGLGGGTGESGESGGAGGSGGTGGTGETGGSGGSGA comes from the coding sequence GTGGAACCCGGTGGTCAGCTGAACATCCAGGAACTGCTCCAGCAGGCGCAAGCCGTCCAGGAGCAGCTTTTCACCGCGCAGCGCGAGCTCGCGGAGGCCGAGGTGAAGGGCACCGCGGGAGGCGGGCTCGTCACCGCGACGGTGAACGGCGAGGGCGAGGTCACCGGCCTGTCGATCGACCCGAAGGCCATCGACCCCGACGACACGGCCGACACGGCCGAGACGATCGCCGACCTGGTGCTGGCCGCGATCCGTGACGCGTCCCGGGAGGCCCGCGAACTCCAGCAGGAGAAGATGGGGCCGCTCACCGCCGGCCTCGGCGGACTCGGCGGCGGAATGCCCGGCTTCGGCGGGGGCGGGATGCCTCCGGGAATGCCCGGTGGCCTCCCCGGCGGCTTTCCCGGCCTCGGCGGCGGAACCGGCGAGTCCGGCGAGTCCGGTGGGGCAGGCGGGTCCGGTGGGACCGGCGGGACGGGCGAAACCGGTGGTAGCGGAGGGTCCGGCGCCTGA
- a CDS encoding winged helix-turn-helix transcriptional regulator, with product MEDGTFVSPGNCGDTAQDEDVLQWDTRNDCEVRQILDRIADKWSLLVIALLDQRSLRFTELRRRIDGVSQRMLTRTLRHLERDGLVTRTVHPTVPPRVDYALTTMGATLHETIRSLVTWTEAHQNAIAAARAAYDARIAAEQQAAEQEAAERDAIARRALTTGTV from the coding sequence ATGGAAGACGGAACTTTCGTGTCCCCCGGTAACTGCGGTGATACCGCCCAGGACGAGGACGTCCTCCAGTGGGACACCCGCAACGACTGCGAGGTCCGGCAGATCCTCGACCGCATCGCGGACAAATGGTCGCTGCTCGTCATCGCGCTGCTCGACCAGCGCTCGCTGCGCTTCACCGAGCTGCGCCGCCGGATCGACGGCGTCAGCCAGCGGATGCTCACCCGCACGCTGCGGCACCTGGAGCGGGACGGCCTCGTCACCCGCACCGTCCACCCGACCGTCCCGCCCCGCGTCGACTACGCCCTCACGACGATGGGCGCGACCCTGCACGAGACGATCCGCTCCCTGGTCACGTGGACGGAGGCGCACCAGAACGCGATCGCCGCCGCCCGCGCCGCCTACGACGCCCGTATCGCGGCCGAGCAGCAGGCGGCCGAACAAGAGGCCGCGGAACGCGACGCGATCGCCCGCAGAGCACTCACCACCGGCACCGTGTGA
- a CDS encoding ATP-binding protein, with amino-acid sequence MSAPTLALEVPLPLVLEPTDRAPGVARRFLAERFREWGIADDGDGRLVVCELVTNSLKHGEGPIVVRVLRDERDGHPVVEVWDGGPGRPVVRPVTPGATSGRGLRLVAEVAWAWGVRPLNEGGKVTWAKIR; translated from the coding sequence ATGTCCGCTCCGACCCTTGCCCTAGAGGTCCCGCTTCCGCTCGTTCTTGAGCCCACTGATCGGGCGCCGGGGGTGGCGCGGCGGTTCCTTGCCGAGCGGTTTCGGGAGTGGGGGATCGCCGACGACGGGGACGGGCGGCTTGTCGTGTGCGAGCTGGTCACGAACAGCCTCAAGCACGGGGAGGGGCCGATCGTCGTGCGGGTCCTCCGCGACGAGCGCGACGGCCATCCGGTCGTGGAGGTGTGGGACGGCGGTCCGGGACGGCCGGTGGTCCGGCCGGTGACCCCTGGGGCGACGTCTGGCCGGGGGCTCCGGCTCGTGGCGGAGGTCGCATGGGCGTGGGGCGTCCGTCCGCTCAACGAAGGAGGGAAGGTCACTTGGGCGAAGATTCGCTGA
- a CDS encoding pyridoxal-phosphate dependent enzyme: MHVSDSLIGLVGGTPLLRLRGVLGGGHRDGGAPLVAAKVEYFNPGGSVKDRIAVRMVEAAERAGDLREGGAIVEATTGNTGIGLAIVARERGYRCLLVCPDTISADGLGTLRAYGAEVVVCPAAVPPGDPASCRSVSDRLVRQTSGAWRPDQYSNPHNPLSHYETTGPEIWAQTDGRVTHFVAGIGTGGTVTGAGGFLKEVSGGCVRVIGAEPRGPARSGGTGRSCLVEGVGEDARPAAFDPGVCDEVIAVGDGDAFAATRRLAREEGLLVGGSGGLAVVAARAVAAGAGPEDVIVVLLPDGGRGYLSTIFDDAWMAAYGFPATPPGSAGSAGSPASPVPEEARVGRVLARKAALGCGTRAALVHVRPRQTVGTAVSIMREHDVSQLPVLRAEPPLAAAADVVGSVTERGLLDALVRGEAGPGSPVEDHMASPFPIVGSGEPAGKAAVLLERHGAALVLDDGRPVGLITAQDLLAHLADADEPRAADDRPEPPPG, from the coding sequence GTGCACGTATCCGACTCGCTCATCGGACTGGTCGGCGGCACCCCGCTGCTGCGGCTGCGCGGCGTCCTCGGCGGCGGGCACCGGGACGGGGGCGCTCCGCTCGTCGCCGCGAAGGTCGAGTACTTCAATCCGGGCGGGTCGGTGAAGGACCGCATCGCCGTCCGGATGGTCGAGGCCGCCGAGCGCGCGGGAGACCTGCGGGAGGGCGGCGCCATCGTCGAGGCCACGACGGGCAACACCGGGATCGGGCTGGCGATCGTGGCACGGGAACGCGGATACCGGTGCCTCCTGGTATGCCCCGACACGATCTCCGCCGACGGGCTCGGCACCCTGCGCGCCTACGGGGCGGAGGTCGTCGTCTGCCCGGCCGCCGTGCCCCCCGGTGATCCCGCGTCCTGCCGCTCGGTGTCGGACCGGCTCGTCCGGCAGACGTCCGGGGCGTGGAGGCCGGACCAGTACTCCAACCCGCACAATCCGCTGTCGCACTACGAGACGACCGGCCCGGAGATCTGGGCGCAGACCGACGGGCGGGTGACCCACTTCGTCGCCGGGATCGGGACGGGCGGGACCGTCACCGGCGCGGGCGGCTTCCTCAAGGAGGTCTCCGGAGGCTGCGTCCGCGTGATCGGCGCCGAGCCCCGGGGCCCGGCCCGCTCCGGCGGGACCGGCCGGTCCTGCCTGGTGGAGGGCGTCGGCGAGGACGCCCGGCCGGCGGCGTTCGATCCCGGTGTCTGCGACGAGGTCATCGCCGTCGGCGACGGCGACGCGTTCGCCGCCACGCGCCGCCTGGCCCGGGAGGAGGGCCTGCTGGTGGGCGGTTCGGGCGGCCTCGCGGTGGTCGCGGCGCGCGCGGTCGCCGCGGGCGCGGGACCCGAGGACGTGATCGTGGTCCTGCTGCCGGACGGCGGGCGCGGCTACCTCTCCACGATCTTCGACGACGCCTGGATGGCCGCGTACGGCTTCCCGGCCACGCCGCCGGGGTCTGCGGGGTCTGCGGGGTCACCGGCGTCCCCGGTCCCCGAGGAGGCCCGGGTCGGTCGGGTCCTGGCGCGCAAGGCCGCCCTCGGCTGCGGGACGCGTGCCGCGCTCGTCCACGTCCGCCCGCGGCAGACCGTCGGCACCGCCGTCTCGATCATGCGGGAGCACGACGTCTCCCAGCTGCCGGTACTGCGCGCCGAGCCGCCGCTCGCGGCCGCCGCCGACGTGGTGGGCTCCGTCACCGAACGCGGCTTGCTCGACGCCTTGGTACGCGGTGAAGCGGGCCCCGGCTCCCCGGTCGAGGACCACATGGCGTCCCCCTTCCCGATCGTCGGGTCCGGTGAGCCCGCGGGGAAGGCGGCCGTGCTGCTGGAACGGCACGGCGCCGCGCTGGTCCTCGACGACGGGCGGCCCGTCGGCCTGATCACTGCGCAGGACCTGCTCGCCCACCTGGCGGACGCCGACGAGCCCCGTGCCGCGGACGATCGTCCGGAGCCGCCGCCAGGGTGA
- a CDS encoding DUF5063 domain-containing protein, translated as MSDTNSPQDWNVLAERVARHVDNYLNGLEAVARGDGGSHTVPLLLLEVSQVILAGAQLGASADVILPDNWEPEVGDDPDLDAVRQGLSERLAALDEYVEVFDPYKDTEPTAYRLSDDLVDVASDLVHGLRHYQQDRPLEALWWWQYSYFNHWGNHAGAALRALHAVVANARLDVAHETATA; from the coding sequence ATGTCTGACACCAACAGCCCGCAGGACTGGAACGTCCTCGCCGAACGCGTGGCGCGCCACGTGGACAACTATCTGAACGGACTGGAGGCCGTCGCGCGCGGCGACGGCGGATCCCACACGGTTCCGCTGCTCCTGCTGGAGGTGTCGCAGGTCATCCTGGCCGGCGCGCAGCTCGGCGCCAGCGCCGACGTGATCCTTCCCGACAACTGGGAGCCCGAGGTCGGCGACGACCCCGACCTCGACGCCGTCCGCCAGGGGCTCTCCGAACGGCTCGCCGCGCTGGACGAGTACGTCGAGGTCTTCGACCCCTACAAGGACACCGAACCCACCGCCTACCGGCTGTCGGACGACCTGGTGGACGTGGCCAGCGACCTCGTCCACGGGCTGCGGCACTACCAGCAGGACCGTCCGCTGGAGGCGCTCTGGTGGTGGCAGTACTCCTACTTCAACCACTGGGGCAACCACGCGGGCGCCGCCCTGCGCGCCCTGCACGCCGTGGTCGCCAACGCCCGCCTGGACGTCGCCCACGAGACCGCGACCGCCTGA
- a CDS encoding DNA polymerase III subunit gamma and tau, whose protein sequence is MSLALYRKYRPATFAELKGQEHVAEPLQQALRNGRINHAYLFSGPRGCGKTSSARILARSLNCEEGPTPDPCGKCDSCVALGPSGTGHIDVIEIDAASHGGVDDARDLRERAFFAPVSARFKVYIIDEAHMVTREGFNALLKLVEEPPPHLKFVFATTEPEKVIGTIRSRTHHYPFRLIPPGVLQELVEEILKSEDVPYEASALPLAVRAGAGSARDTLSILDQLLAGSDEQGITYARAVSLLGYTDSALLDEVIAAFAARDGAAVFAAIDRVVESGQDPRRFTADLLERIRDLVILSNVPEAGGTGLLNVPADELEQMRRQAASMGPGELTRAADLLHTGLTEMRGATSPRLLLELISARILLPAAYEDEASMLARLDQLERRAAAGGFGGGQGGAVPGGGGAGMAPAFPSGAPASGASPMPQGPGPAAGPGQRPGPSSSGGRQEQRPAEQPPTAQGGDPTSSVNRPGTASEAERGSVDNRSASGPSGPSGPSSPGGPTGSGGPSGSAGSAGSGGSSGPSSSSGSGGSGGAGASGRVGGPSGPGGPGGPGGPSGSSGSGGLSGSGGSGSSGQPGGTGGASRQDAAPAAPSSGGGMDVATVQQYWPDIVEAVKQKSRATWMVIMSGVRPVSLEGRVLTLSFDAEGSRLGFVNGNRDVILCEVFKEHLKVDWRIETVVGGAPPAGGRGGPNPGGAPRGGGGGGGGQGGQSPRSAPGSGFGTASSSGFGSAQATQPAASPARAGAPQGPGSARSAAGGDPGPPPPPPDEPPPPPEPSPVDESDEVDPEGDADAEGNEAEMNGMALIQRELGGQIIREIDNS, encoded by the coding sequence ATGAGTCTGGCGCTGTACCGCAAGTACCGGCCAGCGACGTTCGCCGAGCTGAAGGGGCAGGAGCACGTCGCCGAGCCCCTGCAGCAGGCGCTGCGCAACGGCCGGATCAACCACGCTTACCTGTTCAGTGGTCCGCGCGGCTGCGGCAAGACGTCCAGCGCCCGCATCCTCGCCCGCTCGCTCAACTGCGAAGAAGGGCCGACCCCCGACCCGTGCGGCAAATGCGACTCGTGTGTCGCCCTCGGGCCGTCGGGGACCGGGCACATCGACGTCATCGAGATCGACGCGGCCTCGCACGGTGGCGTGGACGATGCCCGCGATCTGCGCGAACGCGCGTTCTTCGCGCCCGTCTCGGCGCGCTTCAAGGTGTACATCATCGACGAGGCGCACATGGTCACCCGCGAGGGTTTCAACGCGCTGCTGAAGCTCGTCGAAGAGCCGCCGCCGCACCTGAAGTTCGTCTTCGCGACCACCGAGCCGGAGAAGGTCATCGGGACGATCCGCTCCCGGACCCACCACTACCCCTTCCGGCTGATCCCCCCGGGTGTCCTGCAAGAGCTGGTCGAAGAGATCCTGAAGTCCGAGGACGTTCCCTACGAGGCTTCCGCGCTGCCCCTGGCCGTCCGCGCCGGGGCGGGTTCCGCCCGCGACACGCTGTCGATCCTGGACCAGCTCCTCGCCGGGTCGGACGAACAGGGCATCACCTACGCGCGGGCCGTCTCGCTGCTCGGCTACACCGACTCCGCGCTGCTGGACGAGGTGATCGCCGCCTTCGCCGCCCGCGACGGCGCCGCTGTGTTCGCCGCCATCGACCGGGTCGTCGAGAGCGGCCAGGACCCGCGTCGATTCACCGCCGACCTGCTGGAACGCATCCGCGACCTGGTGATCCTTTCGAACGTTCCCGAGGCGGGCGGGACGGGCCTGCTGAACGTCCCGGCGGACGAACTGGAGCAGATGCGGCGGCAGGCCGCGTCCATGGGACCGGGCGAGCTGACACGCGCGGCGGACCTGCTGCACACCGGGCTCACTGAGATGCGCGGCGCCACATCCCCGCGGCTGCTCCTGGAGCTCATCAGCGCGCGGATCCTGCTACCGGCGGCCTACGAGGACGAGGCGTCCATGCTCGCGCGCCTCGATCAGCTGGAACGGCGGGCGGCCGCGGGCGGATTCGGGGGAGGCCAAGGCGGCGCTGTGCCGGGAGGCGGCGGCGCGGGTATGGCCCCCGCGTTCCCGTCGGGCGCTCCCGCGTCGGGTGCGTCGCCTATGCCGCAGGGCCCGGGCCCGGCTGCCGGGCCCGGGCAGCGTCCGGGACCGTCTTCTTCTGGGGGGCGGCAGGAGCAAAGGCCAGCGGAACAACCCCCGACCGCCCAGGGGGGCGACCCCACTTCTAGTGTCAACCGCCCCGGTACGGCTTCGGAAGCTGAACGCGGTTCTGTGGATAACCGCTCGGCGAGCGGTCCGAGCGGTCCGAGCGGTCCGAGTAGTCCGGGCGGCCCGACCGGTTCAGGGGGCCCGAGCGGCTCGGCCGGTTCAGCTGGATCAGGCGGTTCCAGCGGTCCCAGCAGTTCAAGTGGATCCGGTGGTTCCGGCGGTGCTGGTGCTTCCGGTCGTGTCGGTGGTCCGAGCGGTCCCGGTGGTCCCGGCGGTCCCGGCGGTCCTAGCGGTTCCAGCGGTTCCGGTGGGTTGAGCGGGTCGGGCGGTTCTGGCAGTTCGGGGCAGCCGGGCGGTACTGGTGGCGCGTCTCGTCAGGATGCGGCCCCGGCCGCGCCCTCCTCCGGCGGGGGGATGGACGTGGCGACCGTCCAGCAGTACTGGCCGGACATCGTCGAGGCGGTCAAGCAGAAGAGCCGCGCCACCTGGATGGTGATCATGTCCGGGGTGCGGCCCGTGTCGCTCGAAGGGCGCGTCCTGACGCTCTCGTTCGACGCGGAAGGGTCCCGGCTCGGCTTCGTCAACGGCAACCGCGACGTGATCCTCTGTGAGGTGTTCAAGGAGCACCTCAAGGTCGACTGGCGCATCGAGACCGTGGTCGGCGGTGCGCCCCCGGCCGGTGGACGAGGCGGACCGAACCCGGGAGGCGCCCCCCGCGGAGGCGGAGGCGGAGGCGGCGGCCAAGGGGGGCAGAGCCCCCGATCAGCGCCCGGAAGCGGATTCGGGACGGCCTCTTCGTCTGGGTTCGGCAGCGCGCAGGCCACGCAGCCCGCGGCGTCGCCCGCACGGGCCGGTGCCCCGCAGGGCCCAGGCTCCGCGCGGTCGGCGGCGGGCGGGGATCCCGGGCCGCCGCCCCCGCCGCCGGACGAGCCCCCGCCGCCCCCCGAGCCCTCTCCCGTGGACGAGAGCGACGAGGTGGACCCCGAGGGCGACGCCGACGCCGAGGGCAACGAGGCGGAGATGAACGGGATGGCGCTCATCCAGCGCGAGCTGGGCGGGCAGATCATCCGAGAGATCGACAACTCCTGA
- a CDS encoding ATP-grasp domain-containing protein yields the protein MSNLIFVATTGPGLQALEYARASGHKTTLLYAPAYDFCLTPGQRAEARRLADRCIEVDDPHDIGALVGAMRAAGIYVEGVDAVLSTVHACALPAADLARRLGVKGTSPDAITAARDKGACRRILDDRAIPNLRFAVVAGVAEAVAAATSIGFPVVVKPPGGFGAVLTAVARSQDDIEEHFTQIAARSGSLQRGVAEELDGRFLVEEMAVGPLFSIVVLGDGGALTPLVIVRRKSGRDNPILDLGSTMPCGLGACDERLLGDYAVQVCEALGLDFGLFHVEAVLTEGGPRLIEVNPRMAGGAVPDLVRAATDRDLFATLVDLHTGAAGPAVPFPAERGASHSFITSADDRAVSAGLSPDWFEAIRPRLHSGWTDITPGTRLRGMGGELDVRGMVRVVAATPAAAEDLCERLLSEIGGLLGIRPTPVATFEARR from the coding sequence TTGAGCAACCTGATCTTCGTCGCGACGACGGGCCCCGGGCTCCAGGCGCTGGAGTACGCGAGGGCTTCCGGCCACAAGACGACACTGCTGTACGCGCCCGCCTACGACTTCTGTCTCACACCGGGGCAGCGCGCGGAGGCGCGGCGGCTCGCCGACCGCTGCATCGAGGTCGACGACCCGCACGACATCGGCGCGCTGGTCGGCGCCATGCGCGCGGCCGGGATCTATGTGGAGGGCGTGGACGCCGTGCTCAGCACCGTCCACGCCTGCGCCCTGCCCGCGGCCGACCTCGCCCGGCGCCTCGGTGTCAAGGGGACGTCCCCGGATGCGATCACGGCGGCCAGGGACAAGGGGGCGTGCCGGCGGATCCTCGACGACCGGGCCATCCCGAACCTGAGGTTCGCCGTGGTCGCCGGGGTGGCGGAGGCGGTGGCGGCGGCCACGTCCATCGGCTTCCCGGTCGTCGTCAAGCCGCCGGGCGGGTTCGGCGCGGTGCTGACGGCCGTGGCCCGGTCACAGGACGACATCGAAGAGCATTTCACTCAGATCGCCGCCCGCTCCGGCTCCCTCCAACGGGGCGTCGCCGAGGAGCTGGACGGTCGTTTCCTCGTGGAGGAGATGGCCGTCGGCCCGCTGTTCTCCATCGTGGTCCTCGGCGACGGCGGCGCCCTGACCCCCCTGGTGATCGTGCGCCGCAAGTCCGGGCGCGACAACCCGATCCTGGACCTCGGGTCCACGATGCCCTGCGGGCTGGGCGCCTGCGACGAGCGGCTCCTCGGCGACTACGCGGTCCAGGTCTGCGAGGCGCTCGGGCTGGACTTCGGCCTGTTCCATGTGGAGGCCGTCCTCACCGAAGGCGGGCCCCGCCTCATCGAGGTGAACCCGCGGATGGCGGGCGGCGCCGTCCCCGACCTCGTGCGCGCGGCGACCGACCGCGACCTGTTCGCGACGCTCGTCGACCTGCACACCGGAGCCGCCGGGCCGGCCGTGCCCTTCCCTGCGGAGCGAGGTGCCAGCCATTCGTTCATCACGTCCGCCGACGACCGCGCCGTCTCCGCCGGGCTGTCCCCCGACTGGTTCGAGGCGATCCGTCCCCGGCTGCACTCGGGCTGGACGGACATCACCCCCGGCACGCGGCTGCGCGGGATGGGCGGCGAACTCGACGTCCGGGGGATGGTCCGCGTCGTCGCCGCGACGCCCGCGGCGGCCGAGGACCTGTGCGAACGGCTCCTCTCCGAGATCGGCGGCCTGCTGGGGATCCGGCCGACCCCGGTCGCGACGTTCGAGGCCCGGCGATGA
- the recR gene encoding recombination mediator RecR, with protein MYEGVVQNLIDELGRLPGVGPKSAQRIAFHLLAADPADVERLGMALREVKDKVRFCKTCGNVAEEEECRICRDARRDPQVICVVEEPKDVVAIEKTREFRGRYHVLGGAISPIEGVGPDDLRIRELMQRLADGTVTELILATDPNLEGEATATYLARLVKPMGLTVTRLASGLPVGGDLEYADEVTLGRAFEGRRLLDV; from the coding sequence TTGTACGAAGGGGTGGTTCAGAACCTCATCGACGAGCTGGGCAGGCTGCCCGGCGTCGGCCCCAAGAGCGCGCAGCGGATCGCCTTCCACCTCCTCGCCGCCGATCCGGCCGACGTCGAACGGCTGGGCATGGCGCTCAGGGAGGTCAAGGACAAGGTCCGCTTCTGCAAGACGTGCGGGAACGTCGCCGAGGAAGAGGAATGCCGGATCTGCCGTGACGCCCGCCGCGACCCGCAGGTGATCTGCGTCGTGGAGGAGCCCAAGGACGTCGTGGCGATCGAGAAGACCCGCGAGTTCCGCGGCCGCTACCACGTGCTGGGCGGCGCGATCAGCCCGATCGAGGGCGTCGGGCCGGACGACCTGCGCATCCGCGAGCTGATGCAGCGCCTCGCCGACGGTACGGTGACCGAGCTGATCCTCGCGACCGACCCGAACCTGGAGGGCGAGGCGACCGCCACGTATCTCGCCCGGTTGGTGAAGCCCATGGGCCTCACGGTCACCCGTCTGGCCAGCGGCCTGCCGGTGGGTGGCGACCTCGAATACGCCGACGAGGTGACGCTGGGCCGCGCATTCGAAGGACGGAGGCTGCTCGATGTCTGA
- a CDS encoding MFS transporter, with the protein MSTSASGGRAWASLAVLCGAVFLEGIDVAMLNIALPSIREDMGLSTGMLSGVISAYVLGYGGFMLLGGRAADLLGRRRVFLTWLVVFLVFSGLGGFATEGWMLLVARFVTGVASAFMAPAGLALVTATFPAGPARTRALGLYAGLASGGYSLGLVAGGLLTALGWRWVFFAPVLISAVILAAAVPLVKEPDAGRGPSGGGFDLLGAFGITGAMMLLVYGVVRLERPGDGAGLTAGVLAGGVALLAAFVVVERRSASPLVRFGVFRSAALVRTDVSALLFLGAFAGFQFLMTLYLQELRGWTTWQTGLALLVVAVDTVLAPTLTPRLVHRYGNIRVLFAGLVLAALAYGLFLPLGLDWAYAVMFPIIALLGVSFALVYGPLTMAATEGVHEGEHGLAGGLLYTAIQFGSALGLSAVTAVQVAALDGGALGGPLGGEGIGAVRTALVVPFAAALLAVLVTAFGLRDRGSGRAGTGREPATATVQEARR; encoded by the coding sequence ATGTCCACATCCGCATCCGGCGGACGTGCCTGGGCGTCACTGGCCGTGTTGTGCGGCGCGGTCTTCCTGGAGGGGATCGACGTGGCGATGCTCAACATCGCGTTGCCGTCGATCCGGGAGGACATGGGCCTGTCGACGGGCATGCTCAGCGGCGTCATCAGCGCCTACGTGCTCGGTTACGGCGGGTTCATGCTGCTGGGCGGGCGCGCCGCCGACCTGCTGGGGCGCCGCCGCGTGTTCCTCACCTGGCTGGTCGTCTTCCTGGTGTTCTCCGGTCTCGGCGGGTTCGCGACGGAAGGGTGGATGCTCCTGGTCGCCCGGTTCGTCACCGGGGTCGCCTCGGCGTTCATGGCCCCCGCGGGCCTCGCGCTCGTCACGGCCACGTTCCCGGCCGGGCCCGCGCGGACCAGGGCGCTCGGCCTCTACGCGGGCCTGGCGTCGGGCGGCTACTCGCTCGGCCTCGTGGCGGGCGGGCTGCTGACGGCCCTCGGCTGGCGATGGGTGTTCTTCGCGCCGGTCCTCATCTCGGCGGTGATCCTGGCCGCGGCCGTCCCGCTGGTCAAGGAGCCGGACGCCGGACGCGGGCCGTCCGGGGGCGGGTTCGACCTCCTCGGCGCGTTCGGGATCACCGGCGCCATGATGCTGCTGGTGTACGGGGTCGTCCGGCTGGAGAGGCCCGGCGACGGCGCCGGGCTCACCGCCGGTGTCCTCGCGGGCGGAGTGGCGCTCCTCGCCGCGTTCGTGGTGGTCGAGCGCAGGTCCGCAAGCCCGCTCGTCCGGTTCGGCGTCTTCAGGTCGGCCGCGCTGGTGCGGACGGACGTGAGCGCGCTGCTGTTCCTCGGCGCCTTCGCCGGTTTCCAGTTCCTGATGACGCTCTACCTCCAGGAACTGCGCGGCTGGACGACCTGGCAAACCGGCCTGGCGCTGCTCGTCGTCGCCGTGGACACCGTCCTCGCGCCGACCCTGACCCCGCGCCTGGTGCACCGCTACGGCAATATCCGTGTCCTGTTCGCCGGGCTTGTCCTCGCGGCCCTGGCCTACGGGCTGTTCCTGCCGCTCGGCCTGGACTGGGCCTACGCCGTCATGTTCCCGATCATCGCGCTGCTGGGGGTGTCCTTCGCCCTGGTGTACGGCCCGCTGACGATGGCCGCGACGGAGGGCGTCCACGAGGGCGAGCACGGCCTGGCGGGCGGCCTGCTCTACACGGCGATCCAGTTCGGCAGCGCGCTCGGGTTGTCGGCGGTGACCGCCGTGCAGGTGGCGGCGCTCGACGGTGGCGCGCTCGGGGGTCCGCTCGGGGGCGAGGGGATCGGTGCCGTCCGGACGGCGTTGGTGGTCCCCTTCGCCGCTGCGCTGCTCGCGGTCCTGGTCACGGCGTTCGGCCTCCGCGACCGCGGGTCGGGTCGTGCCGGGACGGGTCGGGAGCCCGCCACGGCCACCGTCCAGGAGGCGAGACGGTGA